Proteins found in one Planctomycetes bacterium MalM25 genomic segment:
- the dxs gene encoding 1-deoxy-D-xylulose-5-phosphate synthase, translated as MPDPLLPTISSPRDLDGLSRQQLEQVASEMRDTLCNLVEARSAHFASNLGVVELCLALHTTFDFLHDRLIWDTGHQIYPHKLITGRYDEFPSIRTKGGLMGYPNPEESDYDLFVTGHAGSSVSTAHGLASGDRHLRNQENRWSVAVIGDGAFPSGVVYEALNNLKRDGQRLLVILNDNKMSICPRVGGVADYLDRLRMNPMYSGLKEEVAKVLSKVPVLGDPAERLLAQMKEAAKAGLHGGMFFEDLGMRYHGPIDGHNLPLLKKYLKMVKAGDGPVLLHVVTEKGHGFRPAAEDPVTFHAPPVIEREEDRVVSMQKSGGRTFTHTASDAIHAAMTANERVTVMTAAMCQGNKLERVRDDFADRFFDTGICEAHAVSFAAGQAKVGMRPIVDIYSTFLQRSFDHIFQEVALQDLPVTFMLDRGGLSGPDGPTHHGVFDLGYLRVFPNMVVMAPGDAGDVAPMLDFALQHSSPCAIRYPKAAAIEVEGERTPIELGKAEVLREGPDGALIAGGAMLLDCLAAADRLKADRGLDLTVVNARFVKPLDTETIVPIVERSPFTVTIEEAALAGGFGSAVLEACNDAGVSTTNLKRLGIPDRYVEHGDRGELLADLGLDADGLVKACEELAGEPSANLAG; from the coding sequence ATGCCCGACCCCCTGCTCCCGACGATCTCCTCGCCCCGTGATTTGGACGGGCTGTCGCGCCAGCAGCTCGAGCAGGTCGCGTCGGAGATGCGCGACACGCTCTGCAACCTGGTCGAGGCCCGCAGCGCGCACTTCGCGTCGAACCTGGGCGTCGTTGAGCTCTGCCTCGCGTTGCACACGACCTTCGACTTCTTGCACGATCGATTGATCTGGGACACGGGCCACCAGATCTACCCGCACAAGCTCATCACGGGGCGCTACGACGAGTTCCCGTCGATCCGCACGAAGGGGGGCCTCATGGGCTACCCCAATCCGGAGGAGAGCGACTACGACCTGTTCGTCACCGGCCACGCCGGCTCGAGCGTCAGCACGGCGCACGGCCTCGCGAGTGGCGACCGGCACTTGCGAAACCAGGAGAACCGCTGGAGCGTCGCGGTGATCGGCGACGGCGCGTTCCCGTCGGGCGTCGTCTACGAGGCGCTCAACAACCTGAAGCGCGACGGCCAGCGGCTGCTGGTCATCCTCAACGACAACAAGATGTCGATCTGCCCCCGCGTCGGCGGCGTGGCCGATTACCTCGACCGCCTGCGGATGAACCCGATGTACTCGGGCCTCAAGGAGGAGGTCGCCAAGGTCCTGTCGAAGGTCCCCGTGCTGGGCGACCCGGCCGAGCGTCTGCTCGCCCAGATGAAGGAGGCCGCCAAGGCGGGCCTGCACGGCGGCATGTTCTTTGAAGACCTCGGCATGCGCTACCACGGCCCGATCGACGGCCACAACCTGCCGCTGCTGAAGAAGTACCTGAAGATGGTCAAGGCGGGCGACGGCCCCGTGCTGCTGCACGTGGTGACCGAGAAGGGGCACGGCTTCCGCCCCGCCGCCGAAGACCCGGTCACGTTCCACGCGCCGCCGGTCATCGAGCGCGAGGAGGACCGGGTGGTCTCGATGCAGAAGTCGGGCGGCCGGACATTCACCCACACCGCGAGCGACGCGATCCACGCCGCCATGACGGCGAACGAGCGCGTCACCGTCATGACGGCCGCCATGTGCCAGGGCAACAAGCTCGAGCGCGTGCGCGACGACTTTGCCGACCGCTTCTTCGACACGGGCATCTGCGAGGCGCACGCGGTCTCTTTCGCCGCCGGGCAGGCGAAGGTCGGCATGCGACCGATCGTCGACATCTACAGCACCTTCCTGCAGCGTTCGTTCGACCACATCTTCCAAGAGGTCGCCCTGCAGGACCTGCCGGTCACTTTCATGCTCGACCGGGGCGGGCTCTCCGGCCCCGACGGCCCCACGCACCACGGCGTGTTCGACCTCGGCTACCTGCGGGTCTTCCCGAATATGGTCGTCATGGCGCCCGGCGACGCCGGCGACGTGGCGCCGATGCTCGACTTCGCCCTGCAGCACAGCAGCCCGTGCGCGATCCGCTACCCGAAGGCGGCCGCGATCGAAGTCGAGGGCGAGCGCACGCCGATCGAGCTCGGCAAGGCGGAGGTCCTCCGCGAAGGGCCCGACGGCGCCCTGATCGCCGGCGGCGCCATGCTGCTCGACTGCCTCGCCGCCGCCGACCGCCTGAAGGCGGACCGCGGCCTCGACCTGACGGTCGTCAACGCCCGCTTCGTGAAGCCGCTCGACACGGAGACGATCGTCCCGATCGTCGAGCGGAGCCCCTTCACGGTCACGATCGAAGAGGCCGCGCTGGCCGGCGGCTTCGGCTCGGCCGTGCTCGAAGCGTGCAACGACGCGGGCGTCTCGACGACCAATCTCAAACGCCTCGGCATCCCCGACCGGTACGTCGAGCACGGCGACCGCGGCGAGCTGCTCGCCGACCTCGGCCTCGACGCCGACGGCCTCGTGAAGGCGTGCGAAGAGCTGGCGGGCGAGCCCTCGGCGAACTTGGCAGGATAG
- the ppnK gene encoding putative inorganic polyphosphate/ATP-NAD kinase, producing the protein MYDGSRPELASRAEALRGVIERMLPIVATENDLDAPFDPQGAEIAIAMGGDGTILRSARRMGVNQLPLVGVNLGKLGFLAGTNPDDLETALVEVAERRYRLVNHLMVTCSLVRDGETIDSRLGLNEAAILAGEPFGMIEVDLRIDGDLAATYSSDGMLISTPVGSTAHNLATGGPILRKDLAALVVSAINPHTLTVRPVVDSADRVYELTVPAPNEGTTLMVDGQVVSKLEPGDTVRIERAPAVFQLIEVSGQTYYRTLREKLGWGRRPRDRK; encoded by the coding sequence ATGTACGACGGTTCGCGGCCCGAGCTCGCCTCGCGGGCCGAGGCGCTGCGCGGCGTCATCGAGCGGATGCTGCCGATCGTCGCCACCGAGAACGACCTCGACGCGCCGTTCGACCCGCAGGGCGCCGAGATCGCCATCGCCATGGGGGGGGACGGCACCATCCTCCGCTCCGCCCGCCGGATGGGCGTGAACCAGCTGCCGCTGGTCGGCGTGAACCTGGGCAAGCTCGGCTTCCTCGCCGGCACCAACCCGGACGACCTGGAGACCGCGCTGGTCGAAGTCGCCGAGCGGCGTTATCGATTGGTCAACCACCTGATGGTCACCTGTTCGCTCGTCCGCGACGGCGAGACGATCGACTCGCGGCTCGGCCTCAACGAGGCGGCCATCCTCGCGGGCGAGCCGTTCGGCATGATCGAGGTCGACCTGCGGATCGACGGCGACCTGGCCGCGACCTACTCGTCGGACGGCATGCTGATCAGCACGCCGGTCGGCTCGACCGCGCACAACCTGGCGACCGGCGGGCCGATCCTCCGCAAGGACCTGGCGGCACTGGTCGTCTCCGCGATCAACCCGCACACGCTCACGGTCCGGCCGGTCGTAGACTCGGCCGACCGCGTCTACGAGCTGACCGTCCCCGCGCCGAACGAGGGGACCACGCTCATGGTCGATGGCCAAGTTGTGTCAAAACTCGAGCCGGGCGACACGGTCCGCATCGAACGCGCGCCGGCCGTCTTCCAGCTGATCGAAGTGAGCGGCCAGACGTACTACCGGACCCTGCGCGAGAAGCTTGGCTGGGGCCGTAGGCCAAGAGACCGGAAGTAG
- the pyk gene encoding Pyruvate kinase encodes MSSTETLDHPVSADADPATPLAEAVRSSISTPLPMPTLSDIRGRARTKIVATVGPACSEPEMLRQLALAGVDVFRLNMAHGTTEQQQVNVDSIRRISEELDQPIAILADLAGPKFRLGVVAGDPLFCEAGAEYFMIEGDTPGAPNEFTCSYKPLVKELEVGNHVMLADGTVSMRVVEKTPGRARMEVVQQGTIRSRQGINLPDVKLSAPAISRKDHEHAEWAAQAGVDFVSLSFVRKPDEVSALKDILASNGSEALVIAKIEKREALERLDQIVAAADGVMVARGDLGVEIDVAEMPLEQKRIINTCHRHEKPVIIATQMLDSMHDALRPKRAEVTDVANAILDGGDACMLSGETAIGNYPLQTVQMMNRIALATERSLEDNPPRTPDAVPVGKRLHDVTRAVVRGAGSMAHTLRAKLVVAASFSGRTAMALSQQRSFVPTIGVSSCEQTLRKMCLFWGVTPLRDAPACSTKELIRYMDAWSIEQGFATKGDRIVIVGGSHLAAGEEGATEMTAGVHDIVIVHEVEGT; translated from the coding sequence ATGTCCTCGACAGAAACCTTGGACCACCCGGTCTCGGCCGATGCCGATCCCGCCACGCCACTTGCCGAGGCGGTCCGTTCCTCGATCTCCACGCCGTTGCCGATGCCCACGCTGTCCGATATCCGCGGCCGCGCCCGCACGAAGATCGTCGCCACGGTCGGCCCCGCTTGCTCCGAGCCGGAGATGCTTAGGCAGCTGGCCCTCGCGGGGGTCGATGTCTTCCGGCTGAACATGGCGCACGGCACGACTGAGCAACAGCAGGTGAACGTCGACAGCATCCGGCGGATCAGCGAGGAGCTCGACCAGCCGATCGCGATCCTGGCGGACCTGGCGGGGCCCAAGTTCCGGCTCGGCGTGGTGGCGGGTGATCCGCTCTTCTGCGAGGCGGGCGCCGAGTACTTCATGATCGAGGGCGACACGCCCGGCGCGCCGAACGAGTTCACTTGCAGCTACAAGCCGCTGGTGAAGGAGCTGGAGGTCGGCAACCACGTGATGTTGGCCGACGGCACCGTCAGCATGCGGGTCGTCGAGAAGACGCCCGGCCGCGCCCGGATGGAGGTTGTCCAACAGGGCACCATCCGCAGCCGCCAGGGGATCAACCTGCCGGACGTCAAGCTCAGCGCCCCGGCGATCAGTCGCAAGGACCACGAGCACGCCGAGTGGGCCGCGCAGGCGGGCGTCGATTTTGTGAGCCTGTCGTTCGTGCGCAAGCCGGACGAGGTCAGCGCGCTGAAGGACATCCTGGCCTCCAACGGATCGGAGGCGCTCGTGATCGCGAAGATCGAGAAGCGCGAGGCGCTCGAACGCCTCGACCAGATCGTCGCCGCCGCCGACGGCGTGATGGTCGCCCGCGGCGACCTGGGCGTCGAGATCGACGTCGCGGAGATGCCGCTCGAGCAGAAGCGGATCATCAACACGTGCCACCGCCACGAGAAGCCGGTCATCATCGCGACCCAGATGCTCGACAGCATGCACGACGCGCTCCGGCCCAAGCGGGCGGAGGTGACCGACGTCGCCAACGCCATCCTCGACGGCGGCGACGCCTGCATGCTCTCGGGTGAGACCGCCATCGGCAACTACCCGCTCCAGACGGTTCAGATGATGAACCGCATCGCCCTGGCGACCGAGCGGAGCCTCGAGGACAACCCGCCCCGCACGCCCGACGCCGTGCCCGTCGGCAAACGCCTGCACGACGTGACGCGGGCCGTCGTCCGCGGCGCCGGCTCGATGGCCCACACGCTGCGGGCGAAGCTGGTCGTGGCGGCGAGCTTCTCGGGGCGGACGGCCATGGCGCTCTCGCAGCAGCGGAGCTTCGTGCCGACGATCGGCGTCAGCTCCTGCGAGCAGACCCTCCGCAAGATGTGCCTCTTCTGGGGCGTCACGCCGCTGCGCGACGCACCGGCGTGCAGCACCAAGGAGCTGATCCGCTACATGGACGCCTGGTCGATCGAGCAGGGCTTCGCCACGAAGGGAGACCGCATCGTGATCGTCGGCGGTTCGCACCTCGCCGCGGGCGAAGAGGGCGCCACGGAGATGACCGCCGGCGTGCACGACATCGTGATCGTTCACGAAGTCGAAGGGACGTGA
- the fabG1 gene encoding 3-oxoacyl-[acyl-carrier-protein] reductase FabG1 → MQSGAEQGKHGLITGGSAGLGLAIARAAAAQGMKVTLVGRNAGRLKAAGNELMERYPGSLFGERTADLAVPGEPTRLICEVQEEQPLDFVCHAAGLSARGRIVETSRDEFERLMAINFFAAAELAGALGESFASSKGRLVLIGSLASRVAPANLGAYPASKHPLAALAQQLRMELGPQGLRTLLVLPGPIARDDAGERYNDQAADLPAAAKRPGGGANVRALDPDRLARQILAASRAGKAELVTPLKSRLLFALAQLSPGWGDWLLRRSMRG, encoded by the coding sequence ATGCAAAGCGGCGCAGAACAGGGAAAACACGGCCTCATCACGGGCGGATCGGCCGGTCTCGGGCTCGCGATCGCCCGGGCCGCCGCTGCGCAAGGCATGAAGGTTACCCTCGTTGGGCGCAATGCGGGGCGGCTCAAAGCGGCCGGCAACGAGCTCATGGAGCGGTACCCCGGCTCCCTTTTTGGCGAGAGGACCGCCGATCTCGCCGTTCCGGGCGAGCCGACACGCCTCATCTGCGAGGTCCAGGAGGAGCAGCCGCTCGACTTTGTCTGCCACGCCGCCGGTCTGTCCGCCCGCGGCCGCATCGTCGAGACGTCACGAGACGAGTTCGAGCGCCTGATGGCGATCAACTTCTTCGCCGCCGCTGAGTTGGCCGGCGCGTTGGGCGAGTCCTTCGCCTCTTCGAAGGGCCGCCTCGTGCTGATCGGCTCGCTTGCCAGCCGGGTCGCCCCGGCGAACCTGGGGGCCTACCCCGCCAGCAAGCACCCGCTCGCGGCCCTCGCGCAGCAGCTGCGGATGGAGCTCGGCCCGCAGGGGCTCCGCACGCTGCTGGTGCTGCCCGGCCCGATCGCCCGCGACGACGCCGGCGAGCGCTACAACGATCAAGCCGCCGACCTCCCCGCCGCGGCGAAGCGCCCCGGGGGCGGGGCGAACGTGCGGGCGCTCGATCCGGATCGCTTGGCCCGGCAGATCCTCGCCGCCAGCCGCGCGGGCAAGGCGGAGCTGGTCACGCCGCTCAAGTCGCGGCTGCTGTTCGCGCTCGCGCAGCTGTCGCCCGGCTGGGGCGACTGGCTGCTGCGGCGGAGCATGCGGGGGTGA